In a single window of the Deinococcus aetherius genome:
- a CDS encoding ParB/RepB/Spo0J family partition protein: MSKKSSGLGRGLDALLGKPPPAGSGTGQTVQTVRVGQIVQAAYQPRQVFEPEALAELAGSIREKGVLQPLLVRPRGEGYEIVAGERRWRASQLAGLTEVPVIVRDLGDREALEIAVIENLQREDLGPLEEARAYQALLDQGLNQEGVAQAVGKGRSTVSNALRLLTLPEAALRALDAGEITAGHARAVLAQPEADRAWALDQIRTRRLSVREAEALRRETKTSAPIQVNPPRPYRQVELDLSRRTGTRVRITGEDRGRVELDFGSREELDRILDLLGYAAE, from the coding sequence GTGTCGAAAAAATCTAGTGGCCTGGGGCGCGGCCTCGACGCCCTGCTCGGCAAACCGCCGCCCGCCGGGAGCGGGACGGGCCAGACGGTGCAGACCGTCCGGGTGGGGCAGATCGTGCAGGCGGCGTATCAGCCCCGTCAGGTCTTCGAGCCGGAGGCGCTCGCCGAACTCGCGGGGAGTATCCGGGAAAAGGGCGTGCTCCAGCCCCTCCTCGTGCGCCCGCGCGGCGAGGGGTACGAGATCGTGGCGGGCGAGCGGCGCTGGCGGGCGTCGCAGCTCGCGGGACTGACCGAGGTCCCCGTCATCGTCCGCGACCTCGGCGACCGGGAGGCGCTGGAGATCGCCGTGATCGAGAACCTCCAGCGCGAGGACCTGGGTCCGCTGGAGGAGGCGCGGGCGTACCAGGCCCTCCTCGACCAGGGGCTCAACCAGGAGGGCGTGGCGCAGGCGGTGGGCAAGGGCCGTTCCACGGTCTCGAACGCCCTGCGCCTGCTGACCCTGCCGGAGGCGGCCCTGCGCGCCCTCGACGCCGGGGAGATCACCGCCGGGCACGCCCGCGCCGTCCTCGCCCAGCCCGAGGCCGACCGCGCCTGGGCCCTCGACCAGATTCGCACCCGCCGTCTGAGCGTCCGCGAGGCGGAGGCGTTGAGGCGCGAGACCAAGACCTCCGCCCCGATCCAGGTCAACCCCCCGCGCCCCTACCGCCAGGTTGAACTCGACCTCAGCCGCCGCACCGGCACGAGGGTCCGCATCACGGGCGAGGACCGGGGCCGGGTGGAGCTGGATTTCGGATCGCGCGAGGAACTCGACCGCATCCTCGACCTCCTCGGGTACGCGGCGGAGTAA
- a CDS encoding ParA family protein, which translates to MKILGVVNQKGGVGKTTTAINLAAYLAAGGRRVLLIDMDPQANATSGLGLRGQERGLYEALGEPGSVSELVQPSGQPGLDVLPATPDLAGAGVELADDPGALTRLLGRVEGYDLVLIDAPPSLGPLTVNVLAAADALLIPLQAEYFALEGLAGLMETVKRVRGGLNPRLKVLGVAITMFDGRTNLGQEVETMVRQHFGELVFWSVVPRNVRLSEAPSFAKPINAFAPLSSGAAAYKRLAEEVMQRVEKI; encoded by the coding sequence GTGAAGATTCTCGGAGTCGTGAACCAGAAGGGCGGGGTGGGGAAGACCACCACCGCCATCAATCTCGCCGCGTACCTGGCGGCGGGCGGACGCCGGGTGCTCTTGATCGACATGGACCCCCAGGCCAACGCGACGAGCGGCCTCGGCCTGCGGGGGCAGGAGCGCGGCCTATACGAGGCGCTGGGCGAGCCGGGGAGCGTCTCCGAATTGGTCCAGCCCTCCGGCCAGCCGGGGCTCGACGTGCTGCCCGCCACGCCCGACCTCGCGGGTGCCGGGGTGGAACTCGCCGACGACCCGGGAGCCCTTACCCGTCTCCTGGGCCGGGTGGAGGGCTACGACCTCGTCCTGATCGACGCGCCGCCCAGCCTGGGGCCCCTCACGGTGAATGTGCTCGCCGCCGCCGACGCCCTGCTGATCCCCCTCCAGGCCGAGTATTTCGCGCTGGAGGGGTTGGCGGGCCTGATGGAGACGGTCAAGCGGGTGCGCGGAGGCCTCAACCCGCGCCTAAAGGTGCTGGGCGTGGCGATCACTATGTTCGACGGGCGCACGAACCTGGGGCAGGAGGTCGAGACGATGGTGCGCCAGCATTTCGGCGAACTGGTGTTCTGGTCGGTCGTGCCGCGCAACGTGCGCCTGTCGGAGGCGCCGAGCTTCGCCAAGCCCATCAACGCCTTCGCGCCCCTGTCGAGCGGCGCGGCGGCCTACAAGAGGCTGGCCGAGGAGGTGATGCAGCGTGTCGAAAAAATCTAG
- the rsmG gene encoding 16S rRNA (guanine(527)-N(7))-methyltransferase RsmG: MTPEGRRLLLEAAAALELDLTPRVEVFGQLLQLLVMAADQVNLTSLRDERDIVLKHFVDSLTCLRGGWLGGERRVLDLGTGAGFPALPLAIVRPELAITAMDATRKKVEFVGRAARELGLTNVEPLVGRAEALGREPGQREGYERVVTRAVAALPILAELALPFLPVGGLLVAQKGALSPEELEAGTRAAAAVGGEVRAVDAFALPVLGDARTLVVIEKTGPTPERYPRREGVPNKQPLFWKVT, encoded by the coding sequence ATGACCCCCGAGGGAAGACGACTCCTGCTGGAGGCGGCGGCGGCGCTGGAACTGGATCTGACCCCACGGGTCGAGGTGTTCGGGCAGTTGCTCCAGCTGCTCGTCATGGCGGCGGATCAGGTCAACCTCACCTCGCTCCGGGACGAGCGCGACATCGTCCTCAAACACTTCGTGGACTCGTTGACCTGCCTGCGGGGGGGCTGGCTGGGCGGTGAACGGCGGGTTCTCGATCTGGGAACGGGCGCTGGCTTTCCGGCCCTGCCCCTCGCCATCGTGCGCCCGGAGTTGGCGATCACGGCGATGGACGCGACCCGGAAAAAGGTGGAGTTCGTGGGCCGGGCGGCGCGGGAACTCGGGCTGACGAACGTGGAACCGCTTGTCGGGCGGGCGGAGGCCCTGGGGCGCGAGCCGGGGCAGCGGGAGGGGTACGAGCGGGTGGTCACGCGGGCGGTGGCGGCCCTGCCCATCCTCGCCGAACTCGCCCTGCCCTTCCTCCCGGTGGGCGGCCTGCTCGTCGCGCAGAAGGGGGCGCTGAGTCCCGAGGAGCTGGAGGCGGGCACCCGGGCGGCGGCGGCGGTCGGGGGAGAGGTGCGGGCGGTGGACGCCTTCGCGCTGCCCGTGCTGGGGGACGCGCGCACCCTGGTGGTGATCGAGAAGACGGGACCGACGCCGGAGCGCTACCCGCGCCGGGAGGGCGTGCCGAACAAGCAGCCGCTATTCTGGAAGGTGACGTGA